Proteins co-encoded in one Brassica oleracea var. oleracea cultivar TO1000 chromosome C4, BOL, whole genome shotgun sequence genomic window:
- the LOC106337077 gene encoding protein disulfide-isomerase like 2-1: protein MAKSQIWFGLALVALLVVSAVADDVVVLTEDSFEKEVGKDKGALVEFYAPWCGHCKKLAPEYEKLAASFKKAKSVLIAKVDCDEHKTVCTKYDVSGYPTIKWFPKGSLEPQKYEGPRNAEALAEFVNKEGGTNVKLAAVPQYVVVLTPDNFDEIVLDQNKDVLVEFYAPWCGHCKSLAPVYEKVATVFKQEEGVVIANLDADAHKSLGEKYGVSGFPTLKFFPKDNKAGQDYDGGRDLDDFVSFINDKVGTSRDSKGQLTSKAGVVESLDALVKELVAASEDEKKAVLSRIEEEASNLKGSTARYGKLYSSLAKKYIEKGSGYATKEAERLGRVLSKSMSPVKADELTLKRNILNTFVASS from the exons ATGGCGAAATCTCAGATCTGGTTTGGTTTAGCCTTAGTCGCGTTGCTGGTGGTGTCAGCTGTAGCGGACGATGTGGTTGTGTTGACGGAGGATAGCTTTGAGAAGGAGGTTGGTAAAGATAAAGGAGCCCTCGTCGAGTTTTACGCTCCCTG GTGTGGGCACTGCAAGAAACTAGCTCCAGAGTATGAAAAGCTTGCTGCAAGCTTCAAGAAAGCCAAGTCTGTCTTGATTGCTAAG GTGGATTGTGATGAGCATAAGACTGTCTGCACTAAGTATGATGTTAGTGGATATCCCACTATTAAGTGGTTTCCTAAAGGCTCTCTTGAACCCCAAAA GTACGAGGGTCCACGTAATGCTGAAGCTTTGGCTGAATTTGTCAACAAGGAAGGAG GTACCAACGTCAAATTGGCTGCAGTTCCACAATATGTAGTTGTGTTAACACCTGATAACTTCGATGAGATTGTACTGGATCAGAACAAAGATGTCTTGGTCGAGTTTTATGCCCCATG GTGCGGCCACTGCAAGTCCCTCGCTCCT GTATATGAAAAGGTAGCCACGGTGTTTAAGCAGGAAGAAGGTGTAGTCATCGCCAACTTGGATGCTGATGCACACAAAAGCCTTGGCGAGAA GTATGGAGTAAGTGGATTCCCAACATTAAAGTTCTTCCCAAAGGACAACAAAGCCGGTCAGGATTATGACGGTGGAAGGGACTTGGATGACTTTGTAAGCTTCATCAATGATAAAGTTGGGACCAGCAGAGACAGTAAAGGGCAGCTTACTTCAAAG GCTGGTGTAGTTGAAAGCTTAGATGCGTTGGTAAAGGAGCTAGTTGCAGCTAGTGAAGATGAGAAGAAGGCAGTCTTGTCTCGCATTGAAGAGGAAGCTAGTAACCTTAAGGGCTCCACAGCAAG GTATGGAAAGCTTTACTCGTCACTCGCAAAGAAGTACATAGAAAAAGGGTCAGGCTATGCTACAAAAGAAGCTGAGCGGCTTGGACGCGTCCTCAGCAAG TCGATGAGTCCGGTGAAAGCTGATGAGTTGACTCTCAAGAGAAACATTCTGAACACGTTCGTTGCTTCTTCTTAG